Part of the Henckelia pumila isolate YLH828 chromosome 2, ASM3356847v2, whole genome shotgun sequence genome is shown below.
CAATATTTTTGCTTTTTGCATTATCAAAAATATACTTTAATTTCTCTTGCAATATTTGGGAGGCTAAATTTGTAAGTGAATGGTGTATGTAGTCAAGAACCATTTTTCAATGGAGTAATGAGCGGGGGCTGCAAGCCGTGAAGGAGTAAAAATTATTTGGTAAGATTAATGGGACGCACGAGAGGTCGTCTAAGAAGAGTTCTTGGCTGGGAAGAGTTCTCCTCGAAGGCTTTTCTCACCTAAATCCTAATTCTCCAGATGAAACTGAATACATACATTATATGTTACACATTTTCAAATATGTTTGTAAGATAGTCTGATCTGCTTGTACGAATATCTTGTACCTTTTGTGTATATTATGGTCGAAAATTGATCTGGGGTCGGTGTCAATATGACTCAAAACTATATTAGATTGGAAACTTATTGTTAATTTGATTTATgcttaattatataatatatgtaacacccaaaaaattattttgtggtGTTTGAGTTATATTTTAAGTAgtaaaatcaataataataatgaaacgATGAGTCAAGTAGCAAAATAATCTTGATcaagtattttttaaaagaaaaattgaCCCTTTCATATACATTTGATTGAATAATATGCTAAGATGTACCTCAGaagcttcttcttctttctttatttttttaactttttttttaatgacCAAAATTATTATCCAACATTTGAAGACGATTTAATTCATGTCACATGCTCATTTGCGTGTTCAGATGGTTGATTTGTAGTGGTCACCTAATCCTTGATTCTCTCATTTACTTTTTTGGATTATTGAACAAGccttatattttattttctttacaaTTACAACTCTATGATTCGCCTAGGTGTGGATTTTAAGATCTAGTTTCTCACAATTGGAGGGAAAAGACTGAAGCTTACAACTTGGGATATGGGTACAACAAAATCCTTGCAATTGTTGTTTACTGGTTTTCATAATTTCTAGATAAGTTCATATTaactgttattattattattaaatgattttatgtttGATGATAAccacattttttatattttttattttgcaaATACAAGGAAATTCAGAATCATTAAAAGGAGTGGGtcatttttgtttcaaaaattgtAGTATCTTACATTGAAAGATGTCAGGTAGGAtgtctattattattattattattattattattattattattattattattattattgttaattttttgttttgtaaatttattaaaatatatgatCCTCATATTTTACAGAGATGGAAGAAGAAAGTGGGGATGATCAGTCATACATCCCTCAAGTTAGAGACGATCGAAAGCCAAATACTGGAATGAAATTCGAATCATTGGAGGATGCATATTCGTTCTATAATCAATACGCACGGGAATCTGGATTTAGTGCGAGAATTAGCAATAGCAAGAGAAGTAAGAAGACGAGTGAAGTTATTTggaaaaaatttgtatgctttaAAGAAGGGCAGACAGATGAAGTTCGATGGAGTAAAGAGACAAATAGTGATAAACCAAGACAAAACAGAGCTCGTCGAGACATTCGATCTGGATGTAAGGCAAGGATTTCAGTTGTGAAAGAACAAACTGGTACGGGATGGGTTATCAGTAATTTCGTAGAAAACCATAGCCATCCACTTGCTACTCCTTCAAAAGTCCATTTGTTGCGTTCACATCGCAGTGTTTCTGTATCAAAGAAAGCACTAAGTCAACAATTTGCAGAAGCCAATATCCCAACTTGTCAACAAATGAGATTATTTGAGATAGAATATGGAGGGCCAGATAACGTAGGTTGTACAGAAAGAGATTTGAGAAACTATCAGAGAAGTTAAGGGAGGAGCACATGGGGATGGATGCTGAAACATTTGTTGATTTTTTGCAATCTGAGAAAGACAAGTGTTCAacttttttctttgattatgagaCTGACTCAGACAACAGATTTAGCAGGTGTTTTTGGGCAGATTCTGTGTCAAGGAGGGCAAACATTGTCTTTGGCGATGTAGTGGTGTTTGATACAACATATAACACCAACAAATATGGGCTGATATTTGCACCTTTTGTAGGTGTTAATCATCACAGTCAGACCATCCTCTTTGGTTGTGGATTTCTGAGTGACGAAAGAACAGAATCTTTTGTTTGGTTGCTAGGTAAGTTCCTAGAAGCAATGCCTAGTGGTGCACCAAAATTGATCATCACTGATCAGGATCCTGCCATGACCAAAGCCATAGCCCAGGTTTTTCCCCAAACAGTGCATCGATATTGTCTGTGGCACATTTTAAACAAATTTCCAGACAAATTGAGTCCTGTTATTTTCCGTGACCATTACCAAAGCATTAGGAGTGTCATTGTACATTCAACAACAAGTGATGAATTTGAGGAGTCATGGAAAGGGGTTATGGAGTCTGCTGGCTTGGACCAAAACGATTGGCTGAATTTGATGTATGATTTGCGACATAGGTGGGTTCCAGCttattttttaaatgtattCTCTGCAGGGATTTCAAGCAGTCAAAGATCAGAAAGTTCCCATGCTTTTTTCAAACGGTACATCTCTAACAAGAATGCATTGATGGATTTTATTGTTCGTTTTAATAAGGCACTCCGGAACCAAAGACACAATGAGTTAGTCGCAGATCATATTGATATGAATGAGCGCCCCAAAGTAATGTCAAATTGGCCAATGGAAACTCAAATGGTGAAAGTTTATACAAAAACGAAATGGTTGGAGTTTCAAAAATAAGTAGGTGAGAGTCATCACTATTATGTGGAACAAGTATCTACTGGAATCGAGTTTGGGTTTTATCATGTACTGAATTTTCAAGGTTCTTCTTCATCGAAACCAAGGGTGCTTACACTTGACGTGCAGAGAAATGATGTATATTGTAGTTGTATGAAATTTCAGTTTGAGGGCATTCCGTGCAGGCATATGCTAGCATTTTTCCGTGTAAACCAAGTTTTCCACTTGCCTGATAAGTATATTCTCAAACGGTGGACCCAAGGCGCAAAAGTAGGAGCATTATTTTCTCTGTCTGAGCAAAATGTGATAGACGATCCAGAGAGGTGTTTGATGTCAAGACATTGGAATTTATCTTTTAGATCTTCTGCTTTAGTAGATGCAGCATCTATGACTGAAGAGGGAACAAAATTCTTGCATGAACAATTTGATGCTATTGACTGCAAAATGAAAGAGTTGAATATTTGCATACCATCAAGCAAGTCAAGTGAAAACAGGAGATCCATGGAGGGGGCCATTGATATCATTGATCCTTGTGTAATAAGAACAAAGGGATGTGGAAAGAGATTGAAGTCATCGAAGGAAAAGACTACCTCGAAGGGTAGACAGTGTCGTGGATGCGGACGTCGTGGTGTGTCGCATGACAAGCGCAATTGCCCAAATTTGCTAGACAAGTATTACTTGATTAATGTTGTTTATTTGTATTTGTAAAGCTATAAATTCTATTAATCATATTTTGTCATTTTTGGTTTCCTAGGTCAAGTGCAAACAATGATAATGAAGATGACAGTTCTGATGAAGAAGATTTTGGATCGATAGATGGTATTTTAAATGGTTTAGTATTTTATGTGAAATTAAGTTACCCGTTGACATTATTTTAAGTTAGTGTATTAAGTTTGTATCTTTAGAAACATGTATTTGTACTATACAGGAATATAGAATTAAAGTGACGATGGATGAAAATGCAACGAGTGATCAGAAGCTACCCAAGGTAACGAGAATTGTTTACATTTTTAGATTTGTACCGTATATGGCAAGTTTTTGTGGAGAAATATATTGTCAATCTGATTCGAAAAGGATGCCATGAATGCAAAGCATGACATGAACTTGATGATTTGGGTTTCCTACTGGttttatgtttaaaatatttatggaATAAATTAGTCTTGAGTTGGTTATTTAAAGCTAATGCAGGGGATTAGTGTTATTTAAAGCTAATGCAGGGGATTAGGAGATTGGCTTAGGGCTTGACTCATCGTTTCATTATTATGTGATGATTTTTCACAGAACCCAAAAGAGTATGATTCTGCTGCTGATTTCTTTGATGCTCACCTCTTTCCTATTGAGGTACAAAAAaacaattcttgattttattggagtTTATTCCAATACAAAATCTGTATACTGATTAGCCTTTTTAATGATTAAAGCAGCAGATAATTTGAAGTATAGGATGTCAAGTAGTCcacatttttcttcatttaCTATGTGAATCTGCAGAGAAAATTCTCTGTTTTTTTGCGGGCATATTCTCTTAATGGAGTCATTTTTTCAGTCTTTTTTTAATATGATTGAACTTTGATTATGAGATCGAATTCCTTCATGTAATCTTGTTTGTTCTTAGTctgaaacaaaaattttaaattacttCTTTGTTATTAACTTTTGTTTTGtattcccttttttttttttcactcagaCCTCCGTGTCTCTGGTACTGGTGGAGTGCATTTTGATCTTGTAATACGTGTTCTGCGGGATATCCAACAGGCTGGACAAGAACCTGAAGAGATAATTATTTGTATAATTTTGATCTTGTTTAAAAAATTCTGttgttttttctttctttagattagtttgcttttaatcttatggttttctttgttgttgaaaattatttctgaGTGGTTGGCTTATGTTAATTGAAGTGAAAACTGTTGTTGAGTTGTTGAATGTGTTTTGTTTATGGGAATTTGATTTAGTTTTGCCTCTGCGTGAGTTTTGCCTCCAATTATTGATTGAAAGAAAGTGACATTTCTGTAGTGGGCAACATTTCAATATGTGAGCAATAAAGTCTCGGCctaatatttaatttgttttacgCCACCACGTAAAGCAATGCACAAACAAAGCAATAATCTCATCACTTGTAAATTTTTCCTATAATGCATTGTACTTGAATGTTTGCCTTTTGACTGcttaaaacataaataaattgatGTGAACCCTATAATAAATGAAGGCAGATGATACCGAAGACTGAAGAGCAAACAAATTTCTGGAATACAATACTTTTGCAAGCCACTTTTTACCCAATTATCAGTAAGTCAACTATTTTTTCAAGATCATCATTGGAGCTACACATGGATATTAATTAACAAATTTACTTGTGCTTTTAATATTTGTAAAACGATTAGAAACCAAATataaaacaatatttaaattaaataacataGTACCATGTATATCTTACTTCCAAAACCTTGGCTTTTGAACGAATCAAACCAAACCAAACATCAACCAAGAATTATAGCAACAAGATTTGGACAAATATGAGAAGAATAACAAGGATTCTTTCACAAAATTAgtcgtaatttttttaaaaaaagatttcCCAAGTTCACATTAATAAGATAGATAAGAAAATATAAACTTTGAAGCAAAAAATTGAGATGTAGAAGTAAATAAGCAGTAATAGCAGTAGTGACGAAGAAGAGGATAATGACCATGAAGAAGAGCAGATAAGCTTCCAGCAGGCATCCAAACATAAAAAATCCCAATACGTTTAAACATAGtaacaaaatattattaaaaaggAGTCAATGACAAGAGTTACAACCTAAAACAATATAGCTCAACGTCTTCTACATTACTACACCATGATATTACATAACAATAAATATACACACCACGTATAGTGTGTACTTACTTAGAAACCACAATAACAAGGATGAAGAATAACATTATGCAAACCAATGTGCAAAAGCACCCATAACAACAACAAACTTGACCCAAAGTTAAAGGTGTGTCATCCAATGCATCATTACGAATCACATCCGTGCTTGTTGGCTGCATCGGTTGGGTTTTAATCTGCGGTTCCGTTTCCCCCATATCGGTATTATTCGTAGCAACAGAATGTGCGCTTGAAGATCCAGgctgagtgtgtgtgtgtgtgtgtcgaTGTAGCCTATTCGTACAAGGGGAGGTCGGATTTGGTCCCCAATTAGACTCAGTTTCGATTTTCGATGACGGATCCTCATTCCCATAACTGTTTCTCAAATTAAATTCATCATACCAATAGAATCGGTTACGATGTTTCAAACCTGCTGGACATATAAAATAATAGTGCCCAGGCCGAGTCGAATTCACCCGCTTTACGTAGTAGCATCAACCCATTTCCGCATTCGCATTGTGGTGGTGTCTTCACTTCCATCAAAGCTAagcaaaaaattgaaaaatatgtgGTTAATTACGAATGAAAAGGATTGTCAATAAATAGTTCCAAAAATTCCTTAGAATCGGAATTGAACGTGAAatgaaacccaaaaaaaaagtcTTTGATTCATAATCCAAACAGAAAACACAATCCTACTACAAACACAATCAATGCAGTTAATCAACGAGTAGCAAATAGATCAATAGTATCATCTTTCGACTGGGAAACGAAGAGAAAACATAACCAAACGGCCCTGataaattcaagaaataaaacccaacaacaaataaaacaagaaaactGCCCACAAAACATCTTTCAAAACGCAGGCACGTCCTTTCAACTCACTTCGGCAGCCCCTAACACCATACAAtccaatttttcagaaaaaagcTCAAATGGCTCAAGAAAACAAGCTGTAATTTTAAAATCGATCAAGCAACCTCAAGAATTAACCAATAAATGATACATTGCTCATTCcaacttcaaaacatcatcAAAATTCGAAACATACCAAGATACCAAGGCAACAACattctgaaattttgatatCCCTAAAAAGCACGCCAAGTCTCAACTCCAAACCAACATATATCTCATTTTAACAATAATGCACAAGGAAATTTCGAAAATGGACAAGAAAATTTATGCCAACATTATCTATAATGTATGCACATTGATACGCCTTGAAAAAGGTCAAGGAAATGGCTCCGTTCTTTCAATCTCATCAATACTTATCCAAATAACACTAATAAATAATAGTTTAACACAGCTTCATTCTTAAGCTAATATGATCTAAAGTCAACATCCCaggattaaaaaaatattcatgcaCAACACTCTTAACGCCAAAGTCAAATTCAAAAAAAGCCCAACTAGACTGCGAAGTCAAGCCTACAAATTGATGAATCGCAACCAATGAGAAATAGAATAATATTCCAGTTTTTATCAAACAAATAGAAAAATTTTACATTATATTTCAACCATCTGAACACGCAAATGAGCACGTGACATGAATTAAATCGTCTTCAAATGTTGGATAATAATTTTGGTcattaaaaaatttttaaaaaataaagaagaagaacaagcttctgagtaaaaaaataatttttactccTTCACGGCTTGCAGCCCCCGCTCATTACTCCATTGAAAAATGGTTCTTGACTACGTACACCATTCACTTACAAAATTAGCCTTCCCATAGGATCTCGAGAAATATGAACTAATCAAAGTAAGAAATCTTAAAACCAAATACCCGATTTCAATAATGTGAGTTGCGAGGCGGTGGAGGGTTATCTTCTCGAATCGATCTTGACTGGAGTTTTCGATTTCTTTAACTACTCGGGACGGAGAACGACGGAGATGCACTTGTTCCCTTCCGGATTTGGGCGGCAGTGGAAGCGAGAAGAAAAGAAATGAGATCGCGATGGGTTGAAGAAATTGGGGATCTGAACTCACGAAGTGAAGGGAAAATTAGGGATATAATGTCTGATGGGCACAAAAATAAAACaaggaaataaatatttaaaaaaaaaaaggtacacATGGCTGGCGCCCAAGTTTCCCTGCACCCTTTGGGTGCAGGTGAACgggattgtatatatatatatatatatataaagagttCTTTTATATATGGTGCCCAACAACTATGTCCAACTtcgtgcccaccatgtacaataggtgAGTTGACCAGTACAATTGGTGAGTTGATTTATACATGGTGGGCACGGAGTTGGGCATAGTTGTTGGACACCATAAAAAaactttatatataaatatatatatatatatctactaAAACTATAATTGATCACACAAGCTATGT
Proteins encoded:
- the LOC140878362 gene encoding protein FAR1-RELATED SEQUENCE 5-like, which produces MEEESGDDQSYIPQVRDDRKPNTGMKFESLEDAYSFYNQYARESGFSARISNSKRSKKTSEVIWKKFVCFKEGQTDEVRWSKETNSDKPRQNRARRDIRSGCKARISVVKEQTGTGWVISNFVENHSHPLATPSKVHLLRSHRSVSVSKKALSQQFAEANIPTCQQMRLFEIEYGGPDNVGCTERDLRNYQRS